In Mixophyes fleayi isolate aMixFle1 chromosome 4, aMixFle1.hap1, whole genome shotgun sequence, the following proteins share a genomic window:
- the LOC142150807 gene encoding uncharacterized protein LOC142150807 produces the protein MCTQYNNKTEKGFCSTGWKRKGGKTTAPKPLPVAGTSASTAPATAGQGQPSQDTPQKTPTLEPWMRQTVVLKLKEVEGRVPDMTAETFGKKMILDQGFSKAETLSMQNYLKGIWYITFASIAICKRYWEAVKTARPESPFSRFVGNCPIQREERRVTVSMRNPHTPGKDIATFLSRFCSVVKDPSKILDVNGFWTGKWSIIIRLRKDNAATDDGLQHLPSSFALGGSAGLLHYADQPRNCRKCGEADHMARSCKVSACRNCKVAGHETKDCPRKLSCNLCGLASHIYRDCPHRARSYAAAARIGLPESGPAPALQPKPAQRNM, from the exons ATGTGCACGCAGTACAACAACAAGACAGAAAAAGGTTTCTGCAGCACTGGATGGAAGAGG aagggaggaaagaccaCCGCCCCGAAGCCTCTCCCCGTGGCCGGAACTTCTGCCTCCACTGCCCCTGCTACTGCCGGACAAGGCCAGCCCAGCcaggacaccccccagaagacccccactctggaaccctggatgaggcagaccgtggtcctgaagctgaaggaagtggaaggaagggtcccagacatgacggcTGAGACCTTCGGTAAGAAGATGATCCTGgaccagggcttctccaaggctgaaaccctcagcaTGCAGAATTACCTGAAAGGGATCtggtacatcaccttcgcctccattgccatctgtaagaggtactgggaggcagtgaagactgcgagaccggagtctcccttctcccgcttcgtggggaactgccccatccagagagaggagagaagagtcacggtctccatgagaaatcctcacacccctggtaaggacatcgctaccttcctgagccgattctgctccgtggtcaaggacccctccaagatcctggacgtcaacggcttctggacaggcaagtggtccatcatTATCAGACTGAGGAAAGACAACGCGGCAACTGACGACggactccaacacctgccatcaagctttgccctgggcggctctgccggccttcttcactatgccgatcagccgaggaactgcagGAAATGCGGCGAAGCTGACCACATGGCAAGAAGCTGCAAAgtctcagcctgcaggaactgcaaggtggcgGGGCACGAGACCAAGGATTGCCCACGAAAATTGtcctgcaacctctgcggcctggccagccacatctacagggactgcccccacagggccagatcctacgctgcagctgccaggattggactgccggaaagcggacctgcccctgccctgcagcccaagccagcccagaggaa